One Castanea sativa cultivar Marrone di Chiusa Pesio chromosome 4, ASM4071231v1 DNA window includes the following coding sequences:
- the LOC142632328 gene encoding uncharacterized protein LOC142632328, whose amino-acid sequence MSLLVWNYRRLENLCTENELVNLIRAKNPSVVFIAETWANETRLDRTVSKINFDQKWVVSRVNRGGGLVLFWKNTVNLTIVDSHKYYNNTIINGNSENEWQFTGFYGELETSRRIEAWNKLRTLNSRWDTPWLCAGDFNEIIRHDEKLGGSRRNHNQMQLFGDVIDECGFVDLGFIGSKFTWARHFDEGHSVRIRLDRCLATNSWFHKFSGTRVHHLQSMSSDHSALWVNLLGMEEPSRKKCFRFEEMWLSEPFCGETIEAV is encoded by the coding sequence ATGAGTCTGTTAGTATGGAACTATCGTAGGCTTGAGAATCTGTGTACAGAGAATGAGCTTGTTAATTTGATACGGGCTAAAAATCCCTCTGTCGTGTTTATAGCCGAAACATGGGCAAATGAAACAAGGCTAGACCGTACTGTgagtaaaattaattttgatcaGAAGTGGGTGGTGTCAAGGGTTAATAGAGGTGGTGGTTTAGTGTTATTTTGGAAGAACACTGTGAACCTTACTATTGTAGATTCCCACAAGTATTATAACAATACTATTATCAATGGGAATTCTGAGAATGAGTGGCAATTTACTGGTTTTTATGGGGAACTCGAGACCTCAAGGAGAATTGAAGCATGGAACAAGTTAAGAACTTTGAATTCAAGGTGGGACACTCCTTGGCTTTGTGCTggggattttaatgaaattattcgGCATGATGAGAAGTTGGGTGGGTCAAGGAGAAACCATAATCAAATGCAATTATTTGGAGATGTGATCGATGAGTGTGGTTTCGTGGATCTTGGATTTATAGGCTCTAAATTCACATGGGCAAGACATTTTGATGAAGGTCACTCGGTTAGAATAAGATTGGATCGTTGCTTGGCTACTAATTCTTGGTTTCATAAATTTTCGGGAACTAGAGTCCATCATCTTCAATCTATGTCATCGGATCACTCTGCCCTTTGGGTAAATTTATTGGGGATGGAAGAACCCAGTAGAAAGAAATGCTTCAGGTTTGAGGAAATGTGGTTGTCAGAGCCCTTTTGTGGCGAAACTATAGAAGCAGTTTAG